A genomic window from Leptolyngbya sp. BL0902 includes:
- the psbA gene encoding photosystem II q(b) protein — MTTSLRSRDSVGIWEQFCQWITSTENRLYIGWFGVIMIPTLLTATICFVIAFIAAPAVDIDGIREPVAGSLMFGNNIISGAVVPSSNAIGLHFYPIWEAASLDEWLYNGGPYQLIIFHFLIGCFCYLGRQWELSYRLGMRPWICVAYSAPLASATAVFLIYPIGQGSFSDGMPLGISGTFNFMLVFQAEHNILMHPFHMLGVAAVFGGSLFSAMHGSLVTSSLVRETTETESQNYGYKFGQEEETYNIVAAHGYFGRLIFQYASFNNSRSLHFFLGAWPVVGIWFTALGISTMAFNLNGFNFNQSILDSQGRVIGTWADVINRANLGMEVMHERNAHNFPLDLASAGEVTPVTLQAPVING, encoded by the coding sequence ATGACGACTTCCCTTCGTTCCCGCGATAGCGTGGGCATCTGGGAGCAGTTTTGTCAGTGGATTACCAGCACCGAAAACCGCCTATATATTGGCTGGTTCGGTGTGATTATGATCCCCACCCTGCTAACTGCAACCATCTGCTTTGTAATCGCCTTCATCGCGGCCCCTGCGGTTGACATCGACGGCATTCGTGAGCCCGTAGCGGGTTCTTTGATGTTTGGCAACAACATCATTTCTGGCGCGGTTGTGCCTTCTTCCAACGCCATTGGTCTACACTTCTACCCCATCTGGGAAGCCGCTTCCCTGGATGAGTGGCTGTACAACGGTGGCCCCTACCAGTTGATCATTTTCCACTTTTTGATCGGTTGCTTCTGCTACCTCGGTCGTCAGTGGGAACTGAGCTACCGTCTGGGGATGCGCCCCTGGATTTGCGTGGCCTACTCCGCGCCCCTGGCCTCTGCCACCGCTGTGTTCCTGATCTACCCCATCGGCCAAGGCTCCTTCTCTGACGGGATGCCCCTGGGGATTTCCGGTACCTTCAACTTCATGCTGGTGTTCCAAGCAGAGCACAACATCCTGATGCACCCCTTCCATATGCTGGGGGTGGCGGCTGTGTTCGGTGGCAGCTTGTTCTCCGCCATGCACGGCTCTCTGGTGACGTCCTCTCTGGTGCGTGAAACCACCGAGACCGAATCTCAGAACTACGGCTACAAGTTTGGCCAAGAGGAAGAGACCTACAACATCGTGGCCGCCCACGGCTATTTCGGTCGGTTGATCTTCCAATACGCCAGCTTCAACAACAGCCGTTCTCTGCACTTCTTCCTGGGCGCATGGCCCGTGGTTGGCATCTGGTTCACCGCCCTGGGCATCAGCACCATGGCCTTCAACCTGAACGGGTTCAACTTCAACCAGTCCATCCTGGACAGCCAAGGCCGCGTGATTGGCACCTGGGCGGACGTGATCAACCGCGCCAACCTGGGCATGGAAGTGATGCACGAGCGCAATGCTCATAACTTCCCCCTCGACCTGGCCTCTGCGGGTGAAGTTACCCCCGTCACCCTCCAAGCCCCTGTGATCAACGGCTAG
- a CDS encoding histidine triad nucleotide-binding protein, which translates to MSGDTIFGKIIRREIPATIVYEDDLCLAFRDIVPQAPTHILVIPKQPIPSLADVTAEDKAVLGHILITIKQIADQEGLTEKGYRVVTNIGEEGGQTVFHLHFHLMGGRGMHWPPG; encoded by the coding sequence ATGAGCGGCGACACCATTTTTGGCAAAATTATTCGCCGGGAAATTCCCGCCACCATCGTCTACGAAGACGATCTCTGCCTTGCTTTTCGAGACATTGTCCCCCAGGCCCCGACCCATATTCTGGTTATTCCCAAGCAGCCTATCCCCAGTTTGGCCGATGTCACCGCCGAGGATAAAGCCGTGCTGGGGCATATCTTGATCACCATCAAGCAGATCGCTGACCAAGAGGGGCTGACCGAAAAGGGCTATCGGGTTGTTACCAACATTGGCGAAGAGGGCGGACAAACCGTGTTCCACCTACATTTTCACCTGATGGGTGGGCGGGGTATGCATTGGCCACCGGGCTGA